From Candidatus Zixiibacteriota bacterium, one genomic window encodes:
- a CDS encoding GAF domain-containing sensor histidine kinase has translation MTSDLSHKVAELEAANARLTRLLEASREIALDSEPLRLAVGYCGFARTLVPAQFSAVGLLDDSGQSLQHFALSGDDGEEFPLAAKPGLQEGVFGSLLREPRPARYLNPDGDPAALGFPEGYPPVHSLLALPLVTPRRVYGFLLFANKTGGREFDDEDERTAVALASHAAVAYENALRYDRTLHELRESKAELLRGHEELQRQYLKIQEVNRLKSEFLANMSHELRTPLNAIIGFSELMRDGKLGPIAEPHKEYLDDILSSARHLLHLIEDVLELAKIEAGKAAFQPRAVALEPLALEVREAALALAGQKPVSIEVEVDPAAATAVVDPRSFKQVLYNFVSNAVKFTAKSGRVFIRIAAEEPDRLRIEVRDTGIGIRSEDLPRLFVPFEQLDAGTAKQYGGAGLGLALAKRIVEALGGRVGLESVPGQGSTFYAVLPQRS, from the coding sequence ATGACAAGCGACCTCTCGCACAAAGTTGCCGAACTCGAGGCCGCCAACGCGCGCCTCACCAGGCTGCTCGAGGCGAGCCGCGAAATCGCCCTCGACAGCGAGCCGCTTCGGCTCGCTGTCGGCTACTGCGGTTTCGCCCGGACCCTCGTCCCCGCGCAGTTCAGCGCCGTCGGGCTCCTCGACGACTCGGGACAGTCGTTGCAGCACTTCGCTCTGAGCGGGGACGACGGCGAGGAGTTTCCGCTCGCGGCGAAGCCTGGCCTGCAAGAAGGGGTTTTCGGCTCCTTGCTTCGGGAACCCCGTCCGGCGCGATACCTCAATCCTGACGGCGATCCGGCGGCGCTGGGCTTTCCCGAAGGCTACCCGCCGGTCCATTCTCTGCTCGCCCTGCCCCTCGTCACGCCGAGGCGCGTTTACGGCTTTCTGCTCTTCGCCAACAAGACCGGCGGAAGAGAATTCGACGACGAGGACGAACGTACGGCCGTCGCGCTCGCGTCGCACGCCGCGGTCGCCTACGAGAACGCGCTGCGGTACGACCGGACGCTGCACGAGCTGCGCGAGAGCAAAGCGGAGCTGCTGCGCGGCCACGAGGAGCTGCAAAGGCAGTACCTCAAGATTCAGGAGGTCAACCGGCTTAAGAGCGAGTTTCTGGCCAACATGTCGCACGAGCTGCGCACGCCGCTCAACGCTATCATCGGCTTCTCGGAGCTCATGCGCGACGGCAAGCTGGGCCCGATCGCCGAGCCGCACAAGGAATACCTCGACGACATCCTGAGCAGCGCGCGCCACCTGCTTCACCTGATCGAAGACGTTCTCGAGCTTGCGAAAATCGAGGCGGGCAAGGCCGCGTTCCAGCCCCGAGCCGTCGCCCTGGAGCCGCTGGCGTTGGAAGTGCGCGAGGCGGCGCTGGCGCTCGCGGGCCAGAAGCCTGTCTCCATCGAGGTCGAGGTCGATCCGGCCGCTGCCACCGCGGTCGTCGATCCGAGAAGCTTCAAGCAGGTGCTCTACAACTTCGTCTCCAACGCCGTGAAGTTCACCGCGAAGTCCGGGCGGGTGTTCATCCGCATCGCAGCTGAGGAGCCCGACAGGCTGCGGATCGAGGTGCGGGACACGGGGATCGGCATCCGCTCCGAGGACCTCCCCCGCCTCTTCGTGCCGTTCGAGCAGCTCGACGCCGGAACCGCCAAACAATACGGCGGAGCCGGCCTCGGGCTCGCTCTGGCCAAACGCATCGTCGAGGCCCTGGGCGGGCGCGTGGGATTGGAAAGCGTTCCGGGGCAAGGAAGCACGTTTTATGCGGTCCTGCCACAAAGATCGTAG
- a CDS encoding ATP-binding protein encodes MRISSLKSFFSARPGSRPAAVRHWFPTALILFGIGATLTLSRAVGDANRESILRIVEGEVQALSRSIEGAVTAHIESLVRMSHRWGTGKLSRIELETDARTEFAYSYGLEAIEGFDSRLQRQWGVSTGGRKIGDVEAALGPSRDQLLRNALSRQAVTMTRALDQPPGGTAILIYVPVFSPGGDRPQGFIAAVLNPYSTMTGLLNAILVRRYDVEILEGQKRIYIKPGAQATTKEWAREADLKLHGVAWGAPAWTIRVWPTPEWLAEIRSGLDRLVLVTGFVVTALLALLAHVFQIARERARQLEAANEMLRNEIAARERAQSALADFTAMIAHDLRSPLNQVMGVSELMADGVFGPVTDEQKRWLTKSTETARQLVSLVNDFLDLSKLESGRMELALEETEPESMIDRALDTCRLRAREKAIELRKAVDAQLPRLRVDARRLEQVLMNLLDNAVKFTPAGGRIEIGAASRPAEVEFWVRDNGVGIPAEEMSALFEKYRQTASGKASKHKGTGLGLVICKMIVEAHGGRIRAESRPGEGATFSFTVPLGSAAAASEGPPAPARRVS; translated from the coding sequence ATGAGAATCTCGTCACTGAAGAGTTTTTTCTCCGCGCGGCCTGGCTCGCGCCCGGCCGCCGTCCGGCACTGGTTTCCCACCGCCTTGATCCTGTTCGGGATCGGCGCGACCCTGACGCTTTCCAGAGCCGTCGGCGACGCGAACCGAGAAAGCATTCTCCGGATCGTCGAGGGAGAGGTCCAGGCTCTTTCGCGTTCGATCGAAGGCGCCGTAACCGCCCACATCGAATCGCTCGTGCGGATGAGCCATCGGTGGGGCACGGGGAAGCTGTCGCGCATCGAGCTGGAAACGGACGCCCGAACCGAGTTCGCCTACTCGTACGGTCTGGAGGCGATCGAAGGGTTCGATTCGAGGCTGCAGCGGCAGTGGGGCGTATCGACCGGAGGAAGAAAAATCGGCGACGTGGAGGCGGCCCTGGGCCCGTCGCGGGATCAGCTCCTCCGAAACGCCCTGAGCCGGCAGGCGGTCACCATGACGCGAGCGTTGGATCAGCCCCCGGGAGGGACCGCGATCCTGATTTACGTGCCCGTGTTCAGCCCCGGAGGCGATCGGCCCCAGGGCTTCATTGCCGCGGTTCTGAACCCTTACTCCACCATGACGGGGCTCCTGAACGCCATACTCGTGCGCCGTTACGACGTGGAGATCCTGGAGGGGCAAAAGCGCATTTACATCAAGCCGGGCGCTCAGGCGACCACGAAGGAATGGGCGCGCGAGGCCGATCTCAAACTGCACGGCGTGGCTTGGGGCGCTCCGGCCTGGACCATACGCGTCTGGCCCACGCCCGAGTGGCTCGCCGAGATCCGCTCGGGCCTCGATCGGCTGGTGCTGGTCACCGGCTTCGTCGTGACGGCGCTCCTCGCCCTGCTCGCTCACGTTTTCCAGATCGCTCGCGAGCGCGCGCGCCAGCTCGAAGCGGCCAACGAGATGCTCAGGAACGAGATCGCCGCCCGCGAGCGCGCGCAGAGCGCTCTGGCCGATTTCACCGCGATGATCGCCCACGACCTGCGCTCGCCCCTCAATCAGGTCATGGGCGTGAGCGAATTGATGGCCGACGGGGTCTTCGGCCCGGTCACCGACGAGCAGAAGCGCTGGCTCACGAAATCGACGGAGACGGCGCGGCAGCTGGTGAGCCTGGTGAACGACTTTCTCGACCTCTCGAAGCTCGAATCGGGCCGCATGGAGCTTGCCCTGGAGGAGACGGAACCCGAAAGCATGATCGACCGGGCCCTGGATACCTGCCGCCTGCGCGCTCGGGAGAAGGCCATCGAACTTCGCAAGGCCGTCGACGCTCAGCTCCCGAGGCTGCGGGTCGACGCCCGCCGCCTCGAGCAGGTATTGATGAACCTTCTCGACAACGCCGTGAAGTTCACCCCCGCTGGAGGGAGGATCGAGATCGGTGCCGCGAGCAGGCCGGCCGAAGTCGAATTCTGGGTTCGGGACAACGGCGTCGGGATCCCTGCCGAGGAAATGAGCGCGCTGTTCGAGAAGTACAGACAAACCGCGAGCGGAAAGGCCTCGAAGCACAAGGGGACGGGCCTGGGACTGGTCATCTGCAAAATGATCGTCGAGGCCCACGGCGGCCGCATCCGTGCCGAAAGCCGACCCGGCGAAGGCGCCACGTTTTCGTTCACGGTGCCCCTCGGAAGCGCAGCCGCCGCGAGCGAAGGCCCGCCCGCGCCGGCACGCCGGGTGTCGTGA
- a CDS encoding GAF domain-containing protein: MTGCVRKIADLERAGEAAQRCPDRIGALHEINLALSSTLELRQVLNLLLEKLDLVLPFPVATTVRLWNPETQRLESLACRNLDEQEWRKRQVTSQGGRAYRVMQSGAPVVVPDVRLDPDTHDSSFFAKHGLVSYLGLPLTVRGRTIGVLGVYTREKHSFTADELEFLTTLAAQAAVAIHNARLYEEAEAAKKKAESANRYLDTALSRLARLYAAMTPLSAGESTKELAGAIIDRLIEATGADAAAIRLWDPDSGIFRILEQRGFSPDFLRLVGDAPAGGSIDWVITHGEPIIAPDIASDPRFKSGAQLKLGLRSCAILPFAVRGRVRGVIHVSSRKPNYFDADQREHLLAIARQMAIVVENLDLLHDLRRSRDELEKADRIKDEFLSVISHELRTPLNVILGYLQLLEGRALGPLTPEQCEALRKIDRQSRDLLRMIETILDATAADVRRPSAGGQAIEPSDLLATLRADCEALLDNDRVALEWDCDVALPVLRSDPRKIRQILLNLVDNALKFTPQGKVRISIRAREELPANSPESSAPDRAGRWLELEVADTGIGIQPDALPRIFDRFYQADTSITREHRGMGLGLYVVKQLTELLHGTITVQSQPGKGSTFTVRIPLSPVESRQNLSQRDTSAAADNDTAAGHPADARKRDAGAAESGLTSSGRRPASALRDTVK, encoded by the coding sequence GTGACGGGTTGCGTGCGGAAAATCGCCGATCTCGAGCGCGCCGGGGAGGCCGCGCAACGCTGCCCCGACCGCATCGGCGCGCTCCATGAAATCAATCTCGCCCTCTCTTCCACTCTCGAGCTGCGCCAGGTCCTGAACCTGCTCCTGGAAAAGCTGGATCTCGTTCTGCCTTTTCCCGTGGCGACCACGGTGCGCCTGTGGAATCCCGAGACACAACGCCTGGAGTCGCTCGCCTGCCGCAACCTCGACGAGCAGGAGTGGCGAAAGCGTCAGGTAACGAGCCAGGGAGGGCGGGCTTACCGGGTCATGCAATCCGGCGCGCCGGTCGTCGTTCCCGATGTCCGTCTCGATCCTGACACTCACGACTCGAGTTTTTTCGCGAAGCACGGCCTGGTCTCTTATCTGGGTCTGCCCCTCACCGTCCGCGGCCGGACGATCGGCGTTTTGGGAGTTTATACCAGAGAGAAGCATTCCTTCACGGCGGACGAGCTGGAGTTCCTGACGACGCTCGCGGCGCAGGCTGCCGTCGCCATCCACAACGCGCGGCTCTACGAGGAGGCCGAGGCGGCGAAGAAGAAAGCCGAGAGCGCCAATCGCTATCTGGATACGGCGCTGAGCCGGTTAGCCCGCCTTTACGCCGCCATGACCCCGCTCAGCGCGGGCGAATCGACGAAGGAGCTGGCCGGAGCGATCATCGACCGGCTGATCGAGGCGACCGGCGCCGATGCCGCCGCCATCCGGCTCTGGGACCCCGACAGCGGGATCTTCCGCATCCTCGAGCAGCGCGGATTTTCCCCCGATTTTCTCAGGCTCGTCGGCGACGCGCCCGCCGGGGGCTCCATCGACTGGGTGATCACGCACGGCGAGCCGATCATCGCCCCGGATATCGCCTCCGATCCGCGGTTCAAGAGCGGTGCGCAGCTCAAGCTCGGGCTCCGGTCCTGCGCCATTCTCCCGTTCGCCGTTCGCGGCCGGGTGCGCGGCGTAATCCACGTTTCCAGCCGGAAACCGAATTACTTCGACGCGGATCAGAGGGAGCACCTGCTCGCCATCGCACGCCAGATGGCGATCGTGGTCGAAAACCTCGATCTGCTCCACGATCTGAGGCGCTCGCGCGACGAGCTGGAAAAAGCCGACAGGATCAAGGACGAGTTCTTGAGCGTGATCTCCCACGAGCTGAGAACGCCTCTGAACGTCATCCTGGGTTATCTGCAGCTTCTTGAAGGGAGAGCCCTCGGGCCGCTGACGCCGGAACAATGCGAGGCGTTGAGGAAGATCGACCGCCAGTCCAGGGATCTGCTCCGGATGATCGAGACGATCCTGGACGCCACCGCCGCCGATGTGCGGCGCCCGTCCGCGGGCGGCCAGGCGATCGAACCCTCCGACCTTCTGGCGACGCTCCGGGCGGACTGCGAGGCGTTGCTCGACAACGACCGCGTAGCTCTGGAATGGGACTGCGACGTCGCGCTGCCGGTACTGAGAAGCGACCCGCGAAAGATCAGACAGATCCTGCTCAACCTCGTCGACAACGCCCTGAAGTTCACGCCCCAGGGCAAAGTCCGCATCTCGATCAGAGCGCGCGAGGAGCTTCCGGCAAATAGCCCCGAGTCCTCCGCGCCCGACCGTGCGGGGCGATGGCTGGAACTGGAGGTGGCGGATACGGGAATCGGCATACAGCCCGACGCCCTGCCGCGCATCTTCGATCGTTTCTACCAGGCCGACACCTCGATCACCCGAGAGCATCGCGGCATGGGGCTTGGCCTCTACGTCGTCAAACAGTTAACGGAACTGCTTCACGGCACCATCACGGTGCAGAGCCAGCCTGGAAAAGGGTCGACGTTCACCGTTCGAATACCGCTGAGCCCCGTGGAATCGAGACAAAACCTGTCACAACGGGATACATCCGCGGCGGCCGACAACGACACCGCGGCCGGGCACCCCGCGGACGCCCGGAAGCGCGATGCGGGTGCTGCAGAGAGCGGACTGACCTCGAGTGGCCGCAGGCCCGCGAGCGCTCTCCGGGACACCGTAAAATGA
- a CDS encoding ABC transporter substrate-binding protein — translation MAVTRLKITGMAAMLCALAAFVTVPVRAAERPRDRLRIVYAGLSGNQAPAWAALEGGFFGKHGVDAELVHVVGGTSAVRTLLSGDAAFAQVSGLPVIESALSGSEVVILAGLLNTMSYQFIVAREIARPAHLKGKTVAVSRLGSSSDFATRYALDRYGLVPGKDVRIVEIGAQPERFAALVNGKIQGVMLEVPLTLKARQMGFPVLADLQKLGLEYQATVLAATRTTVKTRPDLVRRVLTGIVEGIHYYKTRPPQAMAILKKYLKTSDAGALQETYESIGLALIPEKPYPTLRGIQVILRELSDTIPQAQSARPEQFVNSIFMRDLDGSGFIDRLYNAEPRPASPRK, via the coding sequence ATGGCTGTAACCCGACTGAAAATCACCGGCATGGCTGCGATGCTCTGCGCACTGGCCGCTTTCGTCACGGTGCCGGTCCGCGCGGCCGAGCGGCCGCGCGACCGCTTGCGCATCGTTTACGCCGGCCTGTCCGGCAACCAGGCGCCGGCCTGGGCGGCGCTCGAAGGCGGCTTCTTCGGCAAGCACGGCGTCGATGCGGAGCTGGTTCACGTCGTGGGCGGCACATCGGCCGTCCGCACTCTGCTTTCCGGCGATGCCGCGTTCGCTCAGGTCTCCGGTCTTCCGGTGATCGAAAGCGCCCTGAGCGGCTCTGAAGTCGTGATCCTCGCCGGCCTTCTCAACACCATGAGCTACCAGTTCATCGTCGCCAGGGAGATCGCGCGGCCGGCCCATCTGAAGGGAAAGACAGTGGCGGTCAGCCGTCTCGGATCCTCCTCCGATTTCGCCACCCGCTACGCTCTCGACCGCTACGGGCTGGTTCCGGGCAAGGACGTGAGGATCGTCGAAATCGGCGCCCAGCCGGAGCGGTTCGCAGCCCTCGTCAACGGAAAAATTCAGGGCGTGATGCTGGAGGTCCCGCTGACGCTCAAGGCGAGGCAGATGGGCTTTCCCGTCCTGGCCGATCTCCAGAAGCTCGGGCTCGAATATCAGGCGACGGTGCTCGCCGCGACCCGGACGACCGTCAAGACGCGGCCCGATCTGGTGCGCAGGGTCTTGACGGGGATCGTGGAAGGGATTCATTACTACAAGACCCGTCCTCCGCAGGCTATGGCGATTCTGAAGAAATACCTGAAGACCAGCGACGCCGGCGCGCTCCAGGAGACCTATGAAAGCATCGGCCTCGCGCTCATTCCAGAGAAGCCGTATCCGACGTTGCGCGGGATTCAGGTCATCCTGCGCGAGCTGTCGGACACGATCCCGCAGGCCCAAAGCGCGCGGCCGGAGCAGTTCGTCAATTCGATTTTTATGAGAGATCTGGACGGCTCGGGATTCATCGACCGGCTGTACAACGCAGAGCCGCGCCCTGCCTCCCCGCGCAAATGA